In the Streptomyces sp. cg36 genome, one interval contains:
- the fxsT gene encoding FxSxx-COOH system tetratricopeptide repeat protein, which yields MAEHRDGTVITFYSYKGGTGRTMALANCAWILAANGHRVLAVDWDLEAPGLHRFFHPFLDLRDMEATPGLINLITEYQVEAERTGEHTPDWHRDYARVRRHAVSLNWEFPAGGSLDFLSAGRRNRDYSSVVGRMDWDHFYEHSGGGQFFDAMKDDMRRHYDYTLIDSRTGLSDIADICTVQMPEVLVVCFTLSDQSIDGASAVVRDIDERYRHRGIRILPVATRIDLGEKGKADAGRALARECFEGFPTGLTGEDADAYWGSIEIPYQPFYAYEEVLATFGDPPGVSSSLLTAFERLTAVLTEGRVTVLPPIDEALRATHVAAFTRRRPKSPANIVLHHVSEDRMWVDWLSFVLGAAGFRTLPVDVRAPEPGALEREFGQDAAHRVLHVASPPYLKSRGGRGLWDTGPDRAGRRPPLPVRVADVRLTPPPGARRPVDLVRVDEAEATAALLAALDRAEAVAAPPVGADRPRFPGRVPRIWNVRPRNTWFTGRTPLLDRVRDQLRGDSRSGERAPQVLYGLGGVGKTQVALEYAHRFRADYDAVWWIEAERPDRVVASLAQLAVEMDLRAGDVVAEAAQAALAELFRGERYPRWLLIFDNVEDLDGALRRLPQQIGPLPPGVYGHLLATCRGKPATAELETTQVDVFTRSESVEHLTWRVAGLPPADAARVADAVGDLPLAVEVAAAWLAETATPVDAYLDQLREQSTQVLSLGTPEGYGQRVGATWNISISRLRQESRAAVRLLELCSFFSAEPVSMRLIGSDAMLEALLPYDAGLSERYMLGRVVQTLNRFALAKVDPADSSIQVHRLVQAAVRAGLTAEQQVEARHVVHRILAQARPAEGGDREDPVSDPRSWPAFELIWPHLAASGIADSGDEKARELMVDRIRYLHKRGDLENARALGAQLDHAWTKQLGEDASHTLNVRFELANTLRAQGKYQEALELDEDTLARQQRLLHADHAGDDHPSVLIVTGSLAADLRAVGRFTEALERDLWVYQGMRRLFGDNHRRTLIAAHNLAIDYRLTGDSEAARRLDEGTVDRRSVLLGSEHPFTLVTKAQLAGDLREIGEYGTSVQVLREVVDELRRVLDPHSPEVLRSAKSLAVSLRKAGHPHEAMRLSTETFERIRDRYGAKSPDTLACGLNLAADFAAVDDPARALELATEILRGYRANLGDRHPYTLACRANVVVYRRATGAARDAVADAEEVRAQLQDVLGPQHPFTLSAAVNLANVYGDLGRADLAERWEQTALEGLLNRLGDWHPDVLVCRSNLAITLREAGRGEEAAGIRAAVLEPAAERLGVDHPIAEAARSWRRTDRDIEIHPV from the coding sequence ATGGCCGAGCACCGTGACGGGACCGTGATCACGTTCTACTCGTACAAGGGCGGGACCGGACGCACGATGGCGCTCGCCAACTGCGCCTGGATCCTGGCGGCCAACGGCCACCGGGTGCTCGCCGTGGACTGGGACCTCGAAGCGCCCGGCCTGCACCGCTTCTTCCACCCCTTCCTCGACCTGCGCGACATGGAGGCCACCCCCGGGCTGATCAACCTGATCACCGAGTACCAGGTGGAGGCCGAGCGGACCGGCGAGCACACGCCCGACTGGCACCGCGACTACGCCCGGGTGCGCCGCCACGCGGTCTCCCTGAACTGGGAGTTCCCGGCGGGCGGCAGCCTGGACTTCCTCTCCGCGGGCCGCCGCAACCGCGACTACTCCTCGGTCGTCGGCCGGATGGACTGGGACCACTTCTACGAGCACTCCGGCGGCGGCCAGTTCTTCGACGCGATGAAGGACGACATGCGCCGCCACTACGACTACACCCTCATCGACAGCCGCACCGGACTGAGCGACATCGCCGACATCTGCACCGTCCAGATGCCCGAGGTCCTCGTCGTCTGCTTCACCCTCAGCGACCAGAGCATCGACGGCGCCTCCGCCGTCGTCCGGGACATCGACGAGCGCTACCGCCACCGCGGCATCCGCATCCTGCCGGTGGCGACCCGCATCGACCTCGGCGAGAAGGGCAAGGCCGACGCCGGACGGGCCCTGGCCCGGGAGTGCTTCGAGGGCTTCCCGACCGGTCTGACCGGCGAGGACGCCGACGCCTACTGGGGCTCGATCGAGATCCCCTACCAGCCGTTCTACGCGTACGAGGAGGTGCTGGCCACCTTCGGGGACCCGCCCGGCGTCAGCAGCTCCCTGCTCACCGCCTTCGAACGGCTCACCGCGGTGCTCACCGAGGGACGGGTCACCGTGCTGCCGCCGATCGACGAGGCGCTGCGCGCCACCCATGTCGCAGCCTTCACCCGCCGCCGCCCCAAGTCCCCGGCGAACATCGTGCTGCACCACGTCTCCGAGGACCGGATGTGGGTCGACTGGCTGTCCTTCGTGCTCGGCGCGGCGGGCTTCCGCACCCTCCCGGTCGACGTGCGCGCCCCCGAACCGGGCGCGTTGGAGCGGGAGTTCGGCCAGGACGCCGCCCACCGGGTGCTGCACGTCGCCTCCCCGCCCTACCTCAAGTCGCGCGGCGGGCGTGGCCTGTGGGACACCGGCCCCGACCGCGCGGGACGCCGCCCACCGCTGCCGGTGCGGGTCGCGGACGTCCGGCTCACCCCGCCGCCCGGCGCCCGCCGCCCCGTCGACCTGGTACGGGTCGACGAGGCCGAGGCGACCGCCGCCCTGCTCGCCGCCCTGGACCGGGCGGAGGCCGTCGCCGCGCCGCCGGTCGGCGCCGACCGGCCCCGCTTCCCGGGACGGGTGCCCCGCATCTGGAACGTACGGCCGCGCAACACCTGGTTCACCGGCCGCACCCCGCTGCTCGACCGGGTCCGCGACCAGCTGCGCGGCGACAGCCGCTCCGGTGAGCGCGCGCCCCAGGTGCTGTACGGACTGGGCGGGGTGGGCAAGACGCAGGTCGCGCTGGAGTACGCCCACCGCTTCCGGGCCGACTACGACGCGGTGTGGTGGATCGAGGCCGAGCGGCCCGACCGGGTGGTGGCGTCGCTGGCCCAGCTCGCCGTGGAGATGGACCTGCGGGCGGGCGACGTGGTGGCCGAGGCGGCGCAGGCCGCGCTGGCCGAACTGTTCCGCGGCGAACGCTATCCGCGCTGGCTGCTGATCTTCGACAACGTGGAGGACCTGGACGGGGCCCTGCGCCGGCTGCCCCAGCAGATCGGGCCGCTGCCGCCCGGAGTGTACGGACACCTCCTCGCCACCTGCCGCGGCAAGCCCGCCACGGCCGAACTGGAGACCACCCAGGTCGACGTCTTCACCCGGTCGGAGAGCGTGGAGCACCTGACCTGGCGGGTGGCGGGGCTGCCGCCCGCGGACGCGGCCCGGGTCGCCGACGCGGTCGGCGACCTTCCGCTGGCCGTCGAGGTCGCCGCCGCCTGGCTCGCCGAGACCGCCACCCCCGTCGACGCCTACCTGGACCAGCTCAGGGAGCAGAGCACCCAGGTCCTCTCGCTCGGCACCCCGGAGGGCTACGGCCAGCGGGTCGGCGCCACCTGGAACATCTCCATCAGCAGGCTGCGCCAGGAGTCCCGCGCGGCCGTACGGCTGCTGGAGCTGTGCTCCTTCTTCTCCGCCGAACCCGTCTCCATGCGGCTGATCGGCAGCGACGCGATGCTGGAGGCGCTGCTGCCGTACGACGCGGGCCTGAGCGAGCGGTACATGCTGGGGCGGGTCGTCCAGACGCTCAACCGGTTCGCCCTGGCCAAGGTCGACCCGGCCGACAGCAGCATCCAGGTGCACCGGCTCGTCCAGGCCGCCGTGCGCGCCGGACTCACCGCCGAGCAGCAGGTGGAGGCCCGGCACGTGGTGCACCGCATCCTGGCGCAGGCCCGGCCCGCCGAGGGCGGCGACCGGGAGGACCCGGTGAGCGACCCCAGGAGCTGGCCCGCCTTCGAGCTCATCTGGCCCCATCTGGCCGCCTCCGGCATCGCCGACAGCGGCGACGAGAAGGCGCGCGAGCTGATGGTCGACCGCATCCGCTATCTGCACAAGCGCGGCGACCTGGAGAACGCCCGGGCACTGGGTGCCCAGCTGGACCACGCCTGGACCAAACAGCTCGGCGAGGACGCGTCGCACACCCTGAACGTCCGCTTCGAACTCGCCAACACCCTGCGGGCCCAGGGCAAGTACCAGGAGGCGCTGGAGCTGGACGAGGACACCCTCGCCCGCCAGCAGCGCCTGCTCCACGCCGACCATGCCGGCGACGACCACCCCAGCGTCCTGATCGTCACCGGCAGTCTCGCCGCCGACCTGCGGGCCGTCGGCAGGTTCACCGAGGCGCTGGAGCGCGACCTGTGGGTCTACCAGGGCATGCGCCGGCTCTTCGGCGACAACCACCGGCGCACCCTGATCGCCGCGCACAACCTGGCCATCGACTACCGGCTGACCGGCGACAGCGAGGCCGCCCGCCGCCTGGACGAGGGGACCGTGGACCGGCGCTCGGTGCTGCTCGGCTCCGAGCACCCCTTCACCCTGGTCACCAAGGCCCAACTGGCGGGCGATCTGCGCGAGATCGGCGAGTACGGGACGTCCGTGCAGGTCCTGCGCGAGGTCGTGGACGAACTGCGGCGGGTCCTGGACCCGCACTCGCCCGAGGTGCTGCGGAGCGCCAAGAGCCTGGCGGTCTCGCTGCGCAAGGCCGGACACCCGCACGAGGCGATGCGGCTGAGCACCGAGACCTTCGAGCGCATCCGGGACCGCTACGGGGCGAAGTCGCCCGACACCCTGGCCTGCGGCCTCAATCTGGCCGCCGACTTCGCGGCGGTGGACGACCCGGCCCGCGCCCTGGAGCTGGCCACCGAGATACTGCGGGGCTACCGCGCCAACCTCGGCGACCGCCACCCCTACACCTTGGCCTGCCGCGCCAATGTGGTCGTCTACCGGCGGGCCACCGGGGCGGCCCGGGACGCGGTGGCCGACGCCGAGGAGGTCCGCGCCCAGCTCCAGGACGTCCTCGGTCCGCAGCACCCCTTCACGCTCTCGGCGGCGGTCAACCTGGCCAATGTGTACGGGGACCTGGGCCGGGCCGATCTGGCCGAGCGCTGGGAGCAGACCGCGCTGGAGGGCCTGCTCAACCGGCTCGGCGACTGGCACCCGGACGTGCTGGTGTGCCGGTCCAACCTGGCGATCACCCTGCGGGAGGCGGGCCGGGGCGAGGAGGCGGCCGGGATCCGCGCGGCGGTCCTGGAACCGGCGGCCGAACGGCTCGGCGTGGACCACCCCATCGCCGAGGCGGCCCGCTCCTGGCGGCGCACGGACCGGGACATCGAGATCCATCCGGTGTGA
- a CDS encoding alpha/beta fold hydrolase: MIRTPDGRRLAVESRGHPLGRPVFLLHGTPGSRRGPAPRSTVLYRMRIRLITFDRPGYGDSERRPGRRVAHAAQDVAAIADALGIDTFAVVGRSGGAPHALSCAALLPERTARAVALVPLAPRDAAGLDWFAGMTEDNVRAYTIAAGGPGAVTAVFEERAREIRADPTATVTAMHGMVPDPDRSVLTDAAIRALLVRNFADGLRDSADGWVDDILALGSPWEFSPADIRRPVLLWHGAQDVFAPVQHTHWLAERIPGSHLEVPPDAAHFGALEVFTRALSWATQ; encoded by the coding sequence GTGATCCGCACCCCGGACGGCCGCCGGCTCGCCGTGGAGAGCCGGGGGCACCCGCTGGGCAGACCCGTGTTCCTGCTGCACGGTACGCCCGGAAGCCGCCGTGGCCCGGCGCCCCGCAGCACCGTGCTGTACCGGATGAGGATCCGGCTGATCACCTTCGACCGGCCGGGGTACGGCGACTCGGAGCGGCGTCCGGGGCGGCGGGTGGCGCACGCGGCGCAGGACGTGGCGGCGATCGCGGACGCGCTGGGCATCGACACGTTCGCCGTGGTGGGCCGCTCGGGCGGCGCTCCGCACGCGCTGTCCTGCGCCGCGCTGCTGCCGGAGCGTACGGCACGGGCGGTCGCGCTCGTCCCGCTGGCGCCGCGCGACGCGGCCGGGCTCGACTGGTTCGCGGGCATGACCGAGGACAATGTGCGGGCGTACACGATCGCGGCGGGCGGGCCGGGGGCCGTGACGGCGGTGTTCGAGGAGCGGGCGCGGGAGATCCGGGCCGATCCGACGGCCACCGTCACCGCGATGCACGGCATGGTGCCGGACCCGGACCGCTCGGTGCTCACCGACGCGGCCATCCGGGCGCTGCTGGTGCGCAACTTCGCGGACGGGCTGCGCGATTCGGCCGACGGATGGGTGGACGACATCCTGGCGCTGGGCTCGCCGTGGGAGTTCAGCCCGGCGGACATCCGGCGTCCGGTGCTGCTGTGGCACGGCGCGCAGGACGTCTTCGCGCCCGTCCAGCACACCCACTGGCTGGCCGAGCGGATACCGGGATCGCACCTCGAAGTACCCCCCGACGCGGCGCATTTCGGAGCCCTGGAGGTGTTCACCCGGGCGCTCAGCTGGGCGACGCAGTAG
- a CDS encoding CoA-binding protein encodes MNSEQETVRRILTETGDTWAVVGLSSNERRAAYGVARVLQRFGKRIVPVHPKAETVHGEQGYASLDAIPFKVDVVDVFVNSDLAGDVADQAVAAGAKAVWFQLGVIDDAAFERTRAAGLDMVMDRCPAIEIPRLG; translated from the coding sequence GTGAACAGCGAGCAGGAGACGGTCCGCAGGATCCTGACGGAGACCGGGGACACCTGGGCCGTCGTGGGTCTGTCGTCCAACGAGCGGCGCGCGGCGTACGGAGTGGCACGGGTGCTCCAGCGGTTCGGGAAGCGGATCGTGCCCGTGCACCCCAAGGCGGAGACGGTCCACGGGGAGCAGGGGTACGCGTCGCTGGACGCGATCCCGTTCAAGGTCGACGTGGTCGATGTGTTCGTCAACAGCGACCTGGCCGGGGACGTGGCCGACCAGGCCGTCGCGGCGGGCGCCAAGGCGGTCTGGTTCCAGCTCGGGGTGATCGACGACGCGGCGTTCGAGCGGACGCGGGCGGCGGGGCTCGACATGGTGATGGACCGCTGCCCGGCGATCGAGATCCCCCGGCTCGGCTGA
- a CDS encoding alpha/beta fold hydrolase, whose translation MTGAGTADRPPVVLLHALSLDSSMWRAQRAELERRGHQVVVPDQRGFGAAPLGDAPPSLDVVADDVARELDRRGIGRAVLAGVSMGGYVAMEFLRRHPGRALALALISTRAEADDEAARAAREGFVAVMADPVKGPAVIDATAARLVGATTRAERPEVLAGVRAVVAGAAPASLIWAQRAIGARGDALDVLRDADIPAVVVVGEEDELVSVADARTMAGALPRGRVAVLPRTGHLPPLETPKATQAELDALLAELAAGPERTGGALMLTDDHRAWGFTTSTGLGFTHHTIVDAHFDACRDAYLELLGQAGIGPGAHVLDAGCGGGDFLPWLAELVGPGGRVTAVDLAEENAALATGRLARWAPGCPVEVRRADLLELPYPDDTFDAVWCANTVQYLDDDELARALRELRRVVRPGGTVAVKDLDAHLITARPTDPYLFADFFRAAGRTPGYAAQLLRTRDLYRHLKAAGLTEVRQRTVLIEHFAPLSERARSFYAPTCAQLAAQALELGLSQEWRRYADPDGPDHPLDGPDGYISEGNVLAVATVPDEREFPQGPARSQGKEID comes from the coding sequence ATGACCGGAGCCGGCACGGCCGACCGGCCGCCCGTGGTCCTGCTGCACGCCCTCTCCCTCGACTCCTCGATGTGGCGGGCGCAGCGGGCCGAGCTGGAGCGGCGCGGGCACCAGGTCGTCGTCCCCGACCAGCGGGGCTTCGGGGCCGCCCCGCTCGGCGACGCACCGCCGTCGCTGGACGTCGTGGCGGACGACGTGGCACGCGAGCTGGACCGGCGCGGCATCGGGCGCGCGGTGCTGGCCGGGGTGTCGATGGGCGGCTATGTGGCGATGGAGTTCCTGCGCCGCCACCCGGGCCGCGCCCTGGCGCTGGCCCTGATCTCGACCCGGGCGGAGGCCGACGACGAGGCCGCGCGGGCGGCCCGGGAGGGTTTCGTCGCCGTCATGGCGGACCCGGTGAAGGGCCCGGCGGTCATCGACGCGACGGCGGCCCGGCTGGTGGGCGCCACCACCCGGGCCGAGCGCCCGGAGGTCCTGGCCGGGGTGCGCGCCGTCGTCGCCGGGGCCGCGCCCGCCTCCCTGATATGGGCCCAGCGGGCGATCGGGGCGCGCGGGGACGCCCTGGACGTGCTGCGGGACGCCGACATACCGGCGGTGGTGGTCGTGGGCGAGGAGGACGAGCTGGTGTCGGTGGCCGACGCCCGCACCATGGCCGGGGCCCTGCCCCGGGGCCGGGTGGCCGTCCTGCCGCGCACGGGACATCTGCCGCCGCTGGAGACACCGAAGGCGACCCAGGCCGAACTGGACGCCCTGCTGGCCGAGCTCGCGGCCGGACCCGAGCGGACGGGGGGCGCGCTGATGCTCACCGACGACCACCGGGCCTGGGGCTTCACCACCTCCACCGGGCTCGGCTTCACCCACCACACCATCGTCGACGCCCACTTCGACGCCTGCCGGGACGCCTATCTGGAACTGCTGGGCCAGGCCGGCATCGGGCCGGGCGCGCACGTCCTGGACGCCGGATGCGGCGGCGGGGACTTCCTGCCGTGGCTGGCCGAGCTGGTCGGCCCGGGCGGGCGGGTCACAGCGGTGGACCTGGCCGAGGAGAACGCGGCGCTGGCAACCGGACGGCTGGCCCGCTGGGCGCCCGGCTGCCCGGTGGAGGTGCGCCGGGCCGATCTGCTCGAACTGCCCTACCCGGACGACACGTTCGACGCGGTGTGGTGCGCCAACACCGTCCAGTACCTCGACGACGACGAGTTGGCCCGCGCGCTGCGGGAGCTGCGGCGGGTCGTCAGGCCGGGCGGCACGGTCGCGGTGAAGGACCTGGACGCGCATCTGATCACGGCCCGCCCCACCGACCCGTATCTGTTCGCGGACTTCTTCCGGGCGGCCGGGCGGACGCCCGGCTATGCCGCGCAGTTGCTGCGCACCCGCGATCTGTACCGCCATCTCAAGGCGGCGGGGCTGACCGAGGTGCGTCAGCGCACGGTGCTCATCGAGCACTTCGCGCCGCTGTCCGAGCGGGCGCGGTCGTTCTACGCGCCGACCTGCGCCCAGCTCGCCGCCCAGGCCCTGGAGCTGGGCCTGAGCCAGGAGTGGCGGCGCTACGCGGACCCGGACGGGCCGGACCACCCGCTCGACGGCCCCGACGGATACATCAGCGAGGGCAACGTACTGGCCGTGGCCACCGTGCCCGACGAACGGGAATTCCCGCAGGGGCCCGCTCGTTCGCAGGGAAAGGAGATCGACTGA
- a CDS encoding LysR substrate-binding domain-containing protein has product MSDPSTASAPAVRLGIHGSPDLAAAVVRSAGRAESDVAMIGYDVADPFRGLRAKELDLVIVKYEVREPDLAVSRPVAYDPRAALVGAHHPLATHDSVSVEELAAYEGFRRPGAFPESVWDEVVPPRTPRGRRIRRAYELGTVKGLMGTLSGTDAVHLSFQSLETITPPNIRVIPISDLPPAPVALAWLREPEPAAHIARFVADAENGSGAR; this is encoded by the coding sequence ATGAGTGACCCGTCCACCGCCTCCGCGCCCGCCGTGCGGCTGGGCATCCACGGCTCGCCCGACCTCGCCGCCGCCGTGGTGCGCTCGGCGGGCCGCGCGGAGTCCGACGTCGCCATGATCGGTTACGACGTGGCCGATCCGTTCCGGGGGCTGCGCGCCAAGGAGCTGGACCTGGTGATCGTCAAGTACGAGGTGCGGGAGCCGGATCTGGCCGTGAGCCGCCCGGTGGCGTACGACCCGCGCGCGGCGCTCGTCGGCGCCCACCACCCGCTCGCCACGCACGACTCCGTCTCGGTGGAGGAGCTCGCCGCGTACGAGGGCTTCCGCCGTCCCGGCGCGTTCCCCGAGTCCGTGTGGGACGAGGTCGTCCCGCCCCGCACCCCCAGGGGCCGCCGCATCCGCCGGGCCTACGAACTGGGCACGGTGAAGGGGCTGATGGGCACGCTCTCCGGCACGGACGCGGTCCATCTCTCGTTCCAGTCCCTGGAGACGATCACGCCGCCGAACATCCGCGTGATCCCGATCTCCGACCTGCCGCCCGCCCCGGTGGCGCTGGCCTGGCTGCGCGAGCCCGAACCGGCCGCGCACATAGCCCGGTTCGTGGCGGACGCCGAGAACGGGAGCGGTGCGCGATGA
- a CDS encoding DUF6182 family protein, which translates to MPLTQRRLHAEAVRRLREARPELVRPAGEPDLAALLAVREAVAAEPGADAAQAVAVVHHLDPVAWVREAAVLALGLPPGTAAAWRRSFTRTVYLAGNPRNLLGRYSFDHLAEDGSVGWCAPAPAGSTAGLRRLLKLFTSTAPFPVRPPGTVTVPSVPARHDGPTRAPVHRDVYVAVSGVPLPLGLVHLNHLVVEAVLDGLVAPGDRLTLRSVPSLAGADIPFAALRVDVDRAHPHQLRAYAALTEETPHE; encoded by the coding sequence GTGCCCCTGACCCAGCGGCGGCTGCACGCCGAGGCGGTCCGCCGGCTGCGCGAGGCCCGGCCCGAACTGGTTCGCCCCGCGGGCGAACCGGACCTCGCCGCGCTGCTCGCGGTGCGCGAGGCGGTCGCCGCGGAGCCGGGCGCCGACGCGGCGCAGGCGGTGGCGGTCGTGCACCACCTGGACCCCGTGGCCTGGGTGCGGGAGGCGGCCGTCCTCGCCCTCGGCCTGCCGCCCGGGACCGCCGCGGCCTGGCGCCGCTCATTCACCCGAACGGTGTACCTGGCCGGGAACCCGCGGAACCTGCTGGGCCGTTACTCATTCGACCACCTGGCCGAGGACGGGTCGGTCGGCTGGTGCGCCCCCGCACCGGCCGGGAGCACGGCGGGGCTGCGCCGGCTGCTCAAACTGTTCACGTCCACGGCCCCGTTCCCGGTCCGCCCGCCGGGGACGGTCACCGTGCCGTCCGTTCCCGCGCGGCACGACGGGCCCACCCGGGCCCCGGTCCACCGCGACGTGTACGTGGCGGTGTCCGGCGTGCCCCTGCCCCTGGGGCTCGTCCACCTCAACCACCTGGTGGTCGAGGCGGTTCTGGACGGTCTCGTCGCCCCCGGAGACCGGCTGACCCTGCGGTCCGTCCCCAGCCTGGCCGGGGCGGACATCCCGTTCGCGGCGCTCCGCGTCGACGTCGACCGGGCCCACCCCCATCAACTGCGCGCCTATGCCGCACTGACCGAGGAGACACCCCATGAGTGA